The following proteins come from a genomic window of Paucimonas lemoignei:
- the dksA1 gene encoding transcriptional regulator, TraR/DksA family gives MTKDKLLAMPADDYMNAEQHAFFVELLQGMKVEIHERIEQSRIAIESLDTPADPADAASVEEERHWLVNVIDRDQRMLPQLEMALSRIADDSFGWCDDSGEPIGLKRLLISPTTKYCIEAQERHEQIDKHQRQA, from the coding sequence ATGACAAAGGATAAGTTGCTGGCCATGCCGGCTGATGACTACATGAATGCCGAGCAGCACGCTTTCTTCGTTGAGCTGTTGCAGGGCATGAAGGTGGAAATCCACGAGCGCATCGAGCAGAGCCGCATTGCGATCGAAAGCCTGGACACGCCTGCCGATCCTGCCGACGCGGCTTCGGTCGAGGAAGAGCGTCACTGGCTGGTCAACGTGATTGACCGTGATCAGCGCATGCTTCCCCAGCTCGAAATGGCCTTGTCGCGGATTGCCGATGACAGTTTTGGCTGGTGCGATGACAGCGGCGAGCCTATTGGCCTCAAGCGTCTGCTGATCAGCCCGACCACCAAGTACTGCATCGAAGCGCAGGAACGTCACGAACAGATCGACAAGCATCAGCGTCAAGCCTGA